From Bos taurus isolate L1 Dominette 01449 registration number 42190680 breed Hereford chromosome 29, ARS-UCD2.0, whole genome shotgun sequence, a single genomic window includes:
- the EIF1AD gene encoding probable RNA-binding protein EIF1AD (The RefSeq protein has 2 substitutions compared to this genomic sequence) produces MSQATKRKHVVKEVLGEHMVPSDQQQIMRVLRTPGNNLHEVETAQGQRFLVSMPSKYRKNIWIKRGDFLIVDPIEEGEKVKAEISFVLCKDHVRSLQKDGHWPEAFSQVTEKDNNDRNRQTQPEFPAEPQSSGEESSSEDDSDLFVNTNRRQYHESEEESEEEEAA; encoded by the exons ATGTCTCAGGCCACCAAGAGGAAACATGTGGTGAAGGAGGTGCTGGGGGAGCACATGGTGCCCTCTGACCAGCAGCAGATCGTGAGG GTCCTCAGGACCCCAGGGAACAATCTACATGAGGTGGAGACAGCCCAGGGGCAGCGCTTCCTGGTGAGCATGCCCTCCAAGTACCGCAAGAACATCTGGATCAAGAGAG GGGACTTTCTCATCGTTGACCCTATTGAAGAAGGAGAGAAGGTGAAGGCTGAGATCTCCTTTGTGCTCTGCAAAGACCACGTGCGCTCTCTGCAGAAGGACGGGCACTG GCCCGAGGCCTTCTCCCAAGTGACTGAGAAAGACAACAACGATAGGAACAG ACAGACTCAGCCAGAactcccagctgagccacagtcgTCAGGAGAAGAGTCCAGCTCTGAAGACGATTCTGACCTTTTTGTTAACACCAACCGCAGACAGTATCATGAGAGCGAGGAGGAGAGTGAAGAGGAAGAGGCGGCCTGA
- the BANF1 gene encoding barrier-to-autointegration factor, whose product MTTSQKHRDFVAEPMGEKPVGSLAGIGEVLGKKLEERGFDKAYVVLGQFLVLKKDEDLFREWLKDTCGANAKQSRDCFGCLREWCDAFL is encoded by the exons ATGACAACCTCCCAAAAGCACCGAGACTTCGTGGCAGAGCCCATGGGGGAGAAGCCAGTGGGAAGCCTGGCCGGAATTGGCGAAGTCCTGGGCAAGAAACTGGAGGAAAGGGGCTTTGATAAG GCCTATGTGGTCCTCGGCCAGTTTCTGGTCCTAAAGAAAGATGAAGACCTCTTCCGGGAATGGCTGAAGGACACGTGCGGCGCCAACGCCAAGCAGTCCCGGGACTGCTTTGGCTGCCTGCGAGAGTGGTGTGACGCCTTCTTGTGA
- the CST6 gene encoding cystatin-M precursor, producing the protein MARPSLLLPMALALLALCLLALPRDARARPGDRKVGELQELSPNDPQVQKAAQVAVANYNMGSNSDYYYRDITILRAHSQLVAGIKYYLTVDMGSTACRKSAVAGDHVDLTTCPLAAEAQQEKLRCDFEILVVPWKNSSQLLKHDCVSL; encoded by the exons ATGGCGCGTCCGAGCCTCCTGCTGCCGATGGCCCTGGCCTTGCTCGCACTCTGCCTCCTGGCGCTGCCCCGCGACGCCCGGGCCCGGCCGGGGGACCGCAAGGTCGGAGAACTGCAGGAACTGTCGCCCAACGACCCGCAGGTGCAGAAGGCGGCGCAGGTGGCCGTGGCCAACTACAACATGGGCAGCAACAGCGACTACTACTACCGCGACATCACCATCCTCCGGGCGCACAGCCAG CTGGTGGCGGGCATCAAGTACTACCTGACCGTGGACATGGGGAGCACGGCCTGCCGGAAGAGTGCTGTGGCTGGAGACCATGTAGACCTCACCACCTGCCCCCTGGCCGCAGAAGCACAGCAGGAG AAGCTGCGCTGTGACTTTGAGATCCTTGTGGTTCCCTGGAAGAACTCCTCCCAGCTTCTAAAGCACGACTGTGTGTCCCTGTAG
- the CATSPER1 gene encoding cation channel sperm-associated protein 1 isoform X3, with amino-acid sequence MKQTLTTQMCCLTLAHQPHTIGQATVEFTTITKVHPVTMGPPHHGEHHHREHQHREHQHGTHPHDYPHRDQHHGEYRHGSSQLFGSYTPHAVTLGSLSSAYSRPAVFQPSKPDRKSSAFSLARSLSTVNSHPSETSNKVYPQDSSSKTSESCPEEDEHVQKRKVGRALRTHKKVHSSDFLYWLWEKLSQLIWGLRRMLRKLVDSLAFETFIIFIVCLNTIMLVAQTFAEVEVRGEWYFTALDYIFLSIYMVEAVLKIIALGLAYFLDPWNNLDFFIMVVGTLDFVLIQVNSSSTRAIHNQSVFRIFRVFKTLRALRAIRVLRRLRFLTNLQEVTGTLARSLPSITAILILMFTCLFLFSVVLRALFRYSDPKRFQNIFTTIFTLFTMLTLDDWSLIYLDSRAQGAWYIIPILMIYIIIQYFIFLNLVIAVLVDNFQMALLKGLEKEKQEKAAELHEKLLDDSVTKLMEAEPKEVLSEHTIQKQLIEKKFGAMTEKQLETLFHFLQLVAGVEHYQLKFRSQAAVIDEIVDTTFEAGEEDFRK; translated from the exons ATGAAGCAGACACTGACAACTCAGATGTGTTGTCTCACCCTAGCTCATCAACCCCATACCATAGGCCAGGCCACGGTGGAGttcaccaccatcaccaaggTGCATCCCGTCACCATG GGCCCACCTCACCACGGCGAACACCACCACAGAGAGCACCAGCACAGGGAGCACCAGCATGGCACACATCCTCATGATTACCCCCACCGAGATCAGCACCATGGGGAGTACCGTCATGGAAGCTCCCAACTCTTTGGCTCATACACGCCCCACGCCGTGACCTTAGGCTCCCTCAGCTCTGCCTATTCTCGTCCAGCGGTCTTCCAGCCCAGCAAGCCAGACCGAAAGAGCTCAGCCTTCAGCTTGGCTCGTTCTCTTAGTACAGTGAACTCACACCCCTCCGAGACCTCCAACAAAGTCTATCCTCAGGACTCCTCCTCCAAAACCTCGGAAAGCTGCCCTGAAGAAGACGAGCACGTTCAGAAGCGCAAAG TTGGCCGAGCCCTACGGACCCACAAGAAGGTGCACTCTTCGGACTTCTTGTATTGGTTGTGGGAAAAATTAAGCCAGCTCATTTGGGGTCTTCGGAGAATGCTCAGGAAACTGGTTGACTCCCTGGCCTTTGAAACCTTCATCATCTTCATCGTCTGCCTCAACACCATCATGCTTGTGGCTCAGACCTTCGCCGAAGTCGAGGTCCGGGGCG AGTGGTACTTCACGGCTTTGGACTACATCTTCCTCTCCATCTACATGGTGGAAGCTGTGCTCAAAATCATTGCTCTGGGCCTCGCGTATTTTTTGGACCCCTGGAACAACCTGG ATTTCTTCATCATGGTCGTGGGTACACTGGATTTCGTGCTCATTCAGGTCAACTCGTCCTCCACACGTGCAATCCACAACCAAAGCGTCTTCCGCATCTTCAGGGTCTTTAAGACCCTGCGAGCCTTGCGGGCGATCCGAGTCCTTCGGAGGCTCAG ATTCCTGACCAACCTCCAGGAAGTGACCGGGACCCTGGCCCGGTCCTTGCCATCCATCACCGCCATCCTCATCCTCATGTTTACCTGCCTCT TCCTGTTCTCTGTGGTACTCCGGGCACTGTTCCGCTACTCTGACCCCAAACGCTTCCAGAACATCTTCACCACCATCTTCACGCTCTTCACCATGCTCACCCTGGACGACTGGTCCCTCATCTACCTGGACAGCCGGGCCCAGG GCGCCTGGTACATCATCCCCATTCTCATGATCTATATCATCATCCAGTACTTCATCTTCCTCAA CCTGGTGATTGCTGTCCTGGTGGATAACTTCCAGATGGCACTGCTCAAAGGCCTGGAGAAAGAGAAGCAGGAG AAGGCGGCTGAGCTCCATGAAAAGCTGCTGGATGACTCAGTGACGAAGCTCATGGAAGCAG AGCCTAAAGAGGTGCTAAGTGAACACACTATACAGAAGCAGCTCATTGAGAAAAAGTTTGGAGCCATGACTGAGAA GCAGCTGGAGACCCTGTTCCACTTCCTGCAGCTGGTGGCTGGCGTGGAGCATTACCAGCTGAAGTTCCGCTCCCAGGCCGCTGTCATCGATGAGATTGTGGACACCACATTTGAG GCTGGAGAAGAGGACTTCAGGAAGTGA
- the CATSPER1 gene encoding cation channel sperm-associated protein 1 isoform X1 yields the protein MSAKAQNEADTDNSDVLSHPSSSTPYHRPGHGGVHHHHQGASRHHGESHHHGLSHHRGGPHHPDEFQDFHSNVFSHHAHRSYHSPNHGESHHHGVDHGSTSLSQDPSRDTLISHQSYGEDHFDNEHHHGSRRHHGRSRQHREPNHHGGFHHHAEVPDYSGLHRQSEAYHHKDSTQSSSRSHLSEAYHHGGHHHRRPTSMMSYHQGPPHHGEHHHREHQHREHQHGTHPHDYPHRDQHHGEYRHGSSQLFGSYTPHAVTLGSLSSAYSRPAVFQPSKPDRKSSAFSLARSLSTVNSHPSETSNKVYPQDSSSKTSESCPEEDEHVQKRKVGRALRTHKKVHSSDFLYWLWEKLSQLIWGLRRMLRKLVDSLAFETFIIFIVCLNTIMLVAQTFAEVEVRGEWYFTALDYIFLSIYMVEAVLKIIALGLAYFLDPWNNLDFFIMVVGTLDFVLIQVNSSSTRAIHNQSVFRIFRVFKTLRALRAIRVLRRLRFLTNLQEVTGTLARSLPSITAILILMFTCLFLFSVVLRALFRYSDPKRFQNIFTTIFTLFTMLTLDDWSLIYLDSRAQGAWYIIPILMIYIIIQYFIFLNLVIAVLVDNFQMALLKGLEKEKQEKAAELHEKLLDDSVTKLMEAEPKEVLSEHTIQKQLIEKKFGAMTEKQLETLFHFLQLVAGVEHYQLKFRSQAAVIDEIVDTTFEAGEEDFRK from the exons ATGTCTGCAAAGGCTCAAAATGAAGCAGACACTGACAACTCAGATGTGTTGTCTCACCCTAGCTCATCAACCCCATACCATAGGCCAGGCCACGGTGGAGttcaccaccatcaccaaggTGCATCCCGTCACCATGGTGAGTCCCACCATCATGGCTTATCCCATCATCGTGGTGGACCTCACCACCCTGATGAATTCCAAGACTTCCATAGCAATGTCTTCTCCCACCATGCCCACCGCTCCTATCACTCCCCCAATCATGGTGAGTCCCACCATCATGGTGTAGACCATGGCTCCACATCCCTTTCCCAGGATCCTTCCCGGGACACTCTCATCTCCCACCAATCCTATGGTGAGGACCACTTTGACAATGAGCATCACCATGGTAGCAGGAGACACCATGGGAGGTCCCGCcaacacagggagcccaaccACCATGGTGGGTTTCATCACCACGCTGAGGTTCCTGACTATAGTGGGCTCCATCGCCAAAGTGAGGCTTACCACCATAAGGACTCCACGCAATCTAGTAGCCGCTCCCACCTCAGTGAGGCCTATCATCATGGTGGGCACCACCACAGAAGGCCTACCTCCATGATGTCCTACCACCAGGGCCCACCTCACCACGGCGAACACCACCACAGAGAGCACCAGCACAGGGAGCACCAGCATGGCACACATCCTCATGATTACCCCCACCGAGATCAGCACCATGGGGAGTACCGTCATGGAAGCTCCCAACTCTTTGGCTCATACACGCCCCACGCCGTGACCTTAGGCTCCCTCAGCTCTGCCTATTCTCGTCCAGCGGTCTTCCAGCCCAGCAAGCCAGACCGAAAGAGCTCAGCCTTCAGCTTGGCTCGTTCTCTTAGTACAGTGAACTCACACCCCTCCGAGACCTCCAACAAAGTCTATCCTCAGGACTCCTCCTCCAAAACCTCGGAAAGCTGCCCTGAAGAAGACGAGCACGTTCAGAAGCGCAAAG TTGGCCGAGCCCTACGGACCCACAAGAAGGTGCACTCTTCGGACTTCTTGTATTGGTTGTGGGAAAAATTAAGCCAGCTCATTTGGGGTCTTCGGAGAATGCTCAGGAAACTGGTTGACTCCCTGGCCTTTGAAACCTTCATCATCTTCATCGTCTGCCTCAACACCATCATGCTTGTGGCTCAGACCTTCGCCGAAGTCGAGGTCCGGGGCG AGTGGTACTTCACGGCTTTGGACTACATCTTCCTCTCCATCTACATGGTGGAAGCTGTGCTCAAAATCATTGCTCTGGGCCTCGCGTATTTTTTGGACCCCTGGAACAACCTGG ATTTCTTCATCATGGTCGTGGGTACACTGGATTTCGTGCTCATTCAGGTCAACTCGTCCTCCACACGTGCAATCCACAACCAAAGCGTCTTCCGCATCTTCAGGGTCTTTAAGACCCTGCGAGCCTTGCGGGCGATCCGAGTCCTTCGGAGGCTCAG ATTCCTGACCAACCTCCAGGAAGTGACCGGGACCCTGGCCCGGTCCTTGCCATCCATCACCGCCATCCTCATCCTCATGTTTACCTGCCTCT TCCTGTTCTCTGTGGTACTCCGGGCACTGTTCCGCTACTCTGACCCCAAACGCTTCCAGAACATCTTCACCACCATCTTCACGCTCTTCACCATGCTCACCCTGGACGACTGGTCCCTCATCTACCTGGACAGCCGGGCCCAGG GCGCCTGGTACATCATCCCCATTCTCATGATCTATATCATCATCCAGTACTTCATCTTCCTCAA CCTGGTGATTGCTGTCCTGGTGGATAACTTCCAGATGGCACTGCTCAAAGGCCTGGAGAAAGAGAAGCAGGAG AAGGCGGCTGAGCTCCATGAAAAGCTGCTGGATGACTCAGTGACGAAGCTCATGGAAGCAG AGCCTAAAGAGGTGCTAAGTGAACACACTATACAGAAGCAGCTCATTGAGAAAAAGTTTGGAGCCATGACTGAGAA GCAGCTGGAGACCCTGTTCCACTTCCTGCAGCTGGTGGCTGGCGTGGAGCATTACCAGCTGAAGTTCCGCTCCCAGGCCGCTGTCATCGATGAGATTGTGGACACCACATTTGAG GCTGGAGAAGAGGACTTCAGGAAGTGA
- the CATSPER1 gene encoding cation channel sperm-associated protein 1 isoform X2 — translation MSAKAQNEADTDNSDVLSHPSSSTPYHRPGHGGVHHHHQGASRHHGESHHHGLSHHRGGPHHPDEFQDFHSNVFSHHAHRSYHSPNHGESHHHGVDHGSTSLSQDPSRDTLISHQSYGEDHFDNEHHHGSRRHHGRSRQHREPNHHGGFHHHAEVPDYSGLHRQSEAYHHKDSTQSSSRSHLSEAYHHGGHHHRRPTSMMSYHQGPPHHGEHHHREHQHREHQHGTHPHDYPHRDQHHGEYRHGSSQLFGSYTPHAVTLGSLSSAYSRPAVFQPSKPDRKSSAFSLARSLSTVNSHPSETSNKVYPQDSSSKTSESCPEEDEHVQKRKVGRALRTHKKVHSSDFLYWLWEKLSQLIWGLRRMLRKLVDSLAFETFIIFIVCLNTIMLVAQTFAEVEVRGDFFIMVVGTLDFVLIQVNSSSTRAIHNQSVFRIFRVFKTLRALRAIRVLRRLRFLTNLQEVTGTLARSLPSITAILILMFTCLFLFSVVLRALFRYSDPKRFQNIFTTIFTLFTMLTLDDWSLIYLDSRAQGAWYIIPILMIYIIIQYFIFLNLVIAVLVDNFQMALLKGLEKEKQEKAAELHEKLLDDSVTKLMEAEPKEVLSEHTIQKQLIEKKFGAMTEKQLETLFHFLQLVAGVEHYQLKFRSQAAVIDEIVDTTFEAGEEDFRK, via the exons ATGTCTGCAAAGGCTCAAAATGAAGCAGACACTGACAACTCAGATGTGTTGTCTCACCCTAGCTCATCAACCCCATACCATAGGCCAGGCCACGGTGGAGttcaccaccatcaccaaggTGCATCCCGTCACCATGGTGAGTCCCACCATCATGGCTTATCCCATCATCGTGGTGGACCTCACCACCCTGATGAATTCCAAGACTTCCATAGCAATGTCTTCTCCCACCATGCCCACCGCTCCTATCACTCCCCCAATCATGGTGAGTCCCACCATCATGGTGTAGACCATGGCTCCACATCCCTTTCCCAGGATCCTTCCCGGGACACTCTCATCTCCCACCAATCCTATGGTGAGGACCACTTTGACAATGAGCATCACCATGGTAGCAGGAGACACCATGGGAGGTCCCGCcaacacagggagcccaaccACCATGGTGGGTTTCATCACCACGCTGAGGTTCCTGACTATAGTGGGCTCCATCGCCAAAGTGAGGCTTACCACCATAAGGACTCCACGCAATCTAGTAGCCGCTCCCACCTCAGTGAGGCCTATCATCATGGTGGGCACCACCACAGAAGGCCTACCTCCATGATGTCCTACCACCAGGGCCCACCTCACCACGGCGAACACCACCACAGAGAGCACCAGCACAGGGAGCACCAGCATGGCACACATCCTCATGATTACCCCCACCGAGATCAGCACCATGGGGAGTACCGTCATGGAAGCTCCCAACTCTTTGGCTCATACACGCCCCACGCCGTGACCTTAGGCTCCCTCAGCTCTGCCTATTCTCGTCCAGCGGTCTTCCAGCCCAGCAAGCCAGACCGAAAGAGCTCAGCCTTCAGCTTGGCTCGTTCTCTTAGTACAGTGAACTCACACCCCTCCGAGACCTCCAACAAAGTCTATCCTCAGGACTCCTCCTCCAAAACCTCGGAAAGCTGCCCTGAAGAAGACGAGCACGTTCAGAAGCGCAAAG TTGGCCGAGCCCTACGGACCCACAAGAAGGTGCACTCTTCGGACTTCTTGTATTGGTTGTGGGAAAAATTAAGCCAGCTCATTTGGGGTCTTCGGAGAATGCTCAGGAAACTGGTTGACTCCCTGGCCTTTGAAACCTTCATCATCTTCATCGTCTGCCTCAACACCATCATGCTTGTGGCTCAGACCTTCGCCGAAGTCGAGGTCCGGGGCG ATTTCTTCATCATGGTCGTGGGTACACTGGATTTCGTGCTCATTCAGGTCAACTCGTCCTCCACACGTGCAATCCACAACCAAAGCGTCTTCCGCATCTTCAGGGTCTTTAAGACCCTGCGAGCCTTGCGGGCGATCCGAGTCCTTCGGAGGCTCAG ATTCCTGACCAACCTCCAGGAAGTGACCGGGACCCTGGCCCGGTCCTTGCCATCCATCACCGCCATCCTCATCCTCATGTTTACCTGCCTCT TCCTGTTCTCTGTGGTACTCCGGGCACTGTTCCGCTACTCTGACCCCAAACGCTTCCAGAACATCTTCACCACCATCTTCACGCTCTTCACCATGCTCACCCTGGACGACTGGTCCCTCATCTACCTGGACAGCCGGGCCCAGG GCGCCTGGTACATCATCCCCATTCTCATGATCTATATCATCATCCAGTACTTCATCTTCCTCAA CCTGGTGATTGCTGTCCTGGTGGATAACTTCCAGATGGCACTGCTCAAAGGCCTGGAGAAAGAGAAGCAGGAG AAGGCGGCTGAGCTCCATGAAAAGCTGCTGGATGACTCAGTGACGAAGCTCATGGAAGCAG AGCCTAAAGAGGTGCTAAGTGAACACACTATACAGAAGCAGCTCATTGAGAAAAAGTTTGGAGCCATGACTGAGAA GCAGCTGGAGACCCTGTTCCACTTCCTGCAGCTGGTGGCTGGCGTGGAGCATTACCAGCTGAAGTTCCGCTCCCAGGCCGCTGTCATCGATGAGATTGTGGACACCACATTTGAG GCTGGAGAAGAGGACTTCAGGAAGTGA